The genomic region CCTATTTAAACCTTGACCAGGAAGACGGTCCAGCAATTTTAGAGATCTATAAGGGTGAGGAAATCCATGAGGATAATCTTATCTATTCAGACGACCAGTTCGTAGGTCGCAGCGAGAACGATTCCAGATATCATGGGTATAACCTGAAAGAACAATTGTTCTTTGAGCAGGGAACTACTTTCTGGATCGTATTCCATATTCCTGCCGGGAATCTTTACCCGCTTGGAGTTGGGCCTGAGCAAAGCCCGGAGCAATCAGATAATGCTTTGATGAGTTTTGACCTTGGGGAAACCTGGGTACCGCTTGCAGGGGCCATGAACAACGATCAGTTCGTTTGGGCCGTTACTGCTGCCAGCAATGTGGAGCCTCTTCATAATTATATGACGCTAAACCCAACGGAGGGTCAGATACTTGGAGTAGGTGAACAGGATATGGAAGTTGCTATTGACGCCAGCCAGCTGATCAATGGTAACTACAAGTCTAATATCGTTATTAATTCTAACGATTCAGATACACCAATAAATAGAGTAGCAGCTAATGTGACCGTTACTGGTCAAAAGCCAGCACTTGCTACTGATAATATCCTTGACTTTGGAAGCGTTTTCAAGGGACTTTCAGCAACCAGGGAAATGACTATTCAAAATACAGGTTTTGGAAGATTCAGAACCCGTACGGTAACTTCTTCAAGTCCAAGTTTTAAGGTGAATACTTCTACTTTTTCCTTGAATGTTGCCGCCAAATCTGAAACTACGATGTCTATTACCTTTACGCCTTCTGGTGTAGGTAATGAAAATGCTGAGATCACACTTACCAGCTGGAATGGTGATGTTCATACTTTCAACGTATTTGGTGTTGGAACAGAATCAGCACATATCGAAGCAGATCCTGCGGTAGTGAACTTCGAAAACATCAATGTTGGAGATAACGCCCAGGCAAGTTTCACTTTGAAGAATACAGGAGAATATCCACTTCAATACGGATTCCCTGCATTTACTGAAGATGTAAGTCATATCGAGAATCTCCCGGAGAGTGTTCAGCGTTATCCATATGTAATGGAAAGAACTCCATATAATGGTTATGAATTCAATGATATCTCTACATCAGGGACAGATATTACCGATTTCTTTAAATCTAATCCAATGAACAACTATTATAATGTTGATCTTGGGTTTGACTTCCCATTCTTCGGAAAAGCGGTAGACCACATGTATATCACTAAATATGGTGTGCTTACTCTTGGAGAAAACGGGAATTTTAATTCCACTTCTAAGTTCCATAGCGCTCAATTGCCAGATGGATACATATCAGGATTGTTAAAGGAATGGGCTCTTTCCAAAGCGGGAAGCATCCATTTGAAGAGAGAAGTTGGTAAACTGATCGTTCAGTATACCGATGTTAGACACTCAAATGACAGGGATAATGTTGCGATTACCTTCCAGATCGAGCTTTACAGCGATGGAGACATCAAATTGATCTATGATAAGTTCGACGGATTATTTTCTTACCAGTTAAGAAGTTTCTATAGCGCCATTGAAAATGAAGCTAAAAATGATGGTGTTCTGGTTAATTCCAGCTCTGATAAGGTGGAATTACCAATGATGCCTCAGCAAATCGTTCATATCCACAGTCCTGGTCTAGGTCTTATAAAAGAAGTTGCCGAGGCCAAAGGAATGATACAGCCAGGTGAATCGAAAGAGATCATGATCACTCTTGATGGTGAAAAACTTATCGAGGGAACACATAAGGAATATATTTCAGTTCTTTCCAATGATCCTTTTAATAGCTCTATTCCGCTAGAAGTGAATATCGATGTAGTTGGTGGCGGAGAATCTGAACTGATTCTTAGTGAGACCGAAGTGGACCTTGGTGATAATTTTCAGCAGGCAGAAGTTAGAGGAATAATTGGTGCCAAGAACGAAGGTTCAAAGCAGATAGAAATTACTGATATCAACTTTGCTAACGCGAGTCTTAGTTTTGAAGGAGAGACTAGTGGGGTGATCGAGCCTAATCAAACGCTGTTCATCGAATATACTCTTAACACCGCTGAGATTGGTGCAGTAGATAATACACTTACTTTAACCGATAGTGAAGGTGCTTCTCACGAAGTAGCGTTTACAGGAAATGTAATCGATGCTCCGGCAATTGATGTGATGGAGACTGAATATTCGGTTACAATGAACCCAGACGAGGAATTGGTGAAAACATTCAAGGTGTCTAACACCGGGAAGTCTAAACTTGAATATGCAATCGCGGCTACAGAGCACGTGACTGTTCAGAAACCAGCTGCTCAGAATTCGGTTCCTGAATTTACTTACGTGAATCGTTCTACTTACGATGAGACCATGCAGCCAACAGCGCAGTGGATAAAACTTAACGAAGAGGATAAAGTGCAATTCTATTTATCTGAAGGAGATATATGGGAAGTTCTTGACCTGCCTTTCGAATTCGAATTCTACGAGGAAAAATACAATAAGGTTTGGATGAGTAGCCAGGGTGTGTTAAGCTTTGATGAGATCGAGGATGAGTCATTGTCTTACTTTGTGCCACCATCTGTTCCTAACGATGATGAGCTAAACAATATCATTTCTCCATATTTCGCGGCAGGTGGTCCAAACATCAATCTTCCGGAAAATCAGTGGGGAAGATATATGAAAGCTTTTGATGATAAAGTGGTTTTTGAGTGGAGAGGTTATAATAACCTGTTCTTTATTGGAAGTGAATTCAGCATCCAGGCTATTCTTTACAAGAACGGTAAGATCAAGTTTCAGTATAAGAGCAATCCTTCCCAACCAATCAGAGCCTTCTATGGTCTGATAGGAATCGAAAACAAAGATGGATCTGATGGAACCCAGATCGCTTATTATCAAGATTACCTGGCAAATGATGTAGCTGTAGAGTTTAGTCCTGCGATTAAGGAAACTCTTGAAGCTGGTGCCAGCAGAGAATATGACCTAACTTTCAATACCACTGGAACCAATGCGGGAACTTATGAGGAATCCTTGAAAGTGATCAACAATACTCCGTTAACTCCGGAAGTTGTTGTGCCAATTAACCTTGAGGTTTCAGGTGATGCAGAATTGACATTCATTCCTGAAACAGTTGATCTTGGAGAAGAAATGGTTGGTCCAGATGCAGCTTATATGCACGATGTGGCATTTAAGAATACAGGTAAAAAGACCATGACGGTTAATAATATTCGTGTTGAAGATGCATCTACTGCAACTATAGAGCACCTTGTGTGGCACATTAGATGGGGATGGAGTTGGCAACCTCTTAGATCAACTGATTCATTTACGGTTGAGCCTGGTTTTGAGTCCAAGACATTCAGACTTACTGTAAGTCCTCAAACTCCAAATGATGCCTACACCAATAAAGTGTTGGTTGATACCGATTTTGGTACTACTGAAGAGTTAGAGATCAAAGCCGCTTTCAAACTGCCACCATCCTTTACTGTTAACAATGAAGAGATCTATCATCTTGCGTTTAACGATGATGTGTATACACATACACTGAATATGGGGAATGTTGATGGAGAGTCTCCATTGAACTATAACATTGGGATGAACTATATGAGAACTGATGTTAGCCCAGCAGCGGCTCCTCTAAATTCTGATGTAGATGCTACCTTATTAAGAAATGAGATCAGCTTTGAACCGAATTATTCGATCGTTCAGAACAACGAGGAATTCGCAAACATCCTGGCTCATGAAGATTCTCAATCTCCATGGACTTCTGTTGGATTCAACGGCGATCTTGTATTCGCAAGTTCAACGAGATTCATTGCACCTGAAACTGGTTTCAATCTATCTCATATTCAAACCTGGTATGCATGGGGTGACTGGTTAAATTCAGACCTTACTGTAGAGATCAGGGTTGGAAACCAGCTGGAAGATTCAGATGTACTTTATAAAGAAACTTTGAACTATGTAGCAGAAACTGCAAATGTTGATGGAGAGTTAATCACTCTTGCCCTTGGTGAGACGGTAGACCTTCAGCCATATGAGAAGTTCTTTGTGGTGATCACTTACCCATTAGGTGCCAACTATCCACAGGGTCTTGGTTATGTAGACGCTCACGAGAGCAACAGATACAAGTTTTATAATGCAGGTTTCTGGTGGGATATCGCCGATGCAGGATTATCCAATTCAGGATGGATCGTGCGTGCCGGGGAAGTAGAGGCAGCTCAGAAGAACTGGCTTACTTTAACTGGAAATACCACTGGGGATGTTGCCGCAGGAGCGACTATGGATATGAATGTTGAATTAAATCCAGCTAGAGCTTTAAAGGCAAGTAATTTTGCCATGCTAAATATAGAAACCAATGATCCAGATATGGAATTGGTAAGTATCCCGGTTACCCTGGATATCAACCAGGCACCAGATCTAGTTGCTGATGAGATGTACTATGTAAATGAGAACGAAACTCTTAATATCAGTCTTGCTACTTCAGATCTTGAAGGAGACCTGGTTGCCGGAGCAAGAATGGCAGAATCCAATCCTAAGACCGAACTTAACTTCGCCGAAGGAATGGTAGACTTCTCATTCAGTCCGGATTTTGAGGATGCAGGAGTGCATACTTTCGACGTGATCCTCGAAGATGCAAATGGTATCGAAGGAACTTCTACTATTAAGGTTGAGGTGGTCGACGTGAACAGAGCTCCTGAATCGAACCTTCTAGCTAACCAGACCTTGAATCTTTATACAGGTGAATATCGTCTGGACCTTAGTTCAGTGTTTACCGATCCTGATGGAGACCAGGTAAGTTCATTGACTCCAACTTCGAGCAATGAAGTAGTGGAGATATTTGTGAACGATAATAATATGCTGGTTACCCCATCTACTTTAGGTACCTCTACCATTAGCCTTAAAGGAGTTGATGGAAGAGGGGGAGAGATCACAACAACATTTGATGTGGTTGTAGTAGATAAGGTTACCAATGACAGTGATTTAGAAGAAAGCTGGAAAGTTCATCCAAATCCGGTAAACGAGGTGATGTATATTAAAATGTATAGCCCTGTGATGGAGGAGATGAACATTAGATTCTATAATACTCTTGGAGCACTGGTAAAAACGACTCAGTCTGAAGGTTCAGACTCGATGATCGAGGTGCCGGTCTCTAACCTTAGTGCTGGTATTTATTTTGTAGAAATAACTACAGAAAATGCCAGATCTGTAAAGAAGATTGTGAAAAATTGATTAAAATTCCTCTCTTTTTTAAACCCGGCTCCCTTACAGAGCTGGGTTTTTTATTTTATAGGGATAACGGGATAAGGTGTTTATTTATAGATATTTGATGGTTAAAAACTTGTTGGTGAGAGCTAAATGATTTAATTTAAAAGTTCTAAGTCATCCCCCTGATGCTTGATCGTTGAACTTTCAAATCTGAGGGATGAAAAAAATTTACTTTATACTATTTATAGGAGTATTCCTTGGTGCCTGCCAGGGAGATGAAGTTGTTACTGATCCTTTGTTAGATGATGTTTTCGACGCAAAACCAGATTTTGTCGAATATTTCAGGGCCGAAATTAATAGCAAGGAATTTGAAGTACTGAAAGCAGAAGATATAAAGGGAACGGTTTATCCCAGCGAGGAAACCGGTAATATGAATTTCGATTTTCTAGGCGAAATCTTTAACGAGAATCAGGAAACAGATTTTTATGAAGGCTTTAATTTCAAGGTCTGTTTTTTTGATGGTCCAGGAACCTATTATACCGGAACTACAGAGACCGTTAGCTGGGCCATGTATTGGCATGATTTTGAATTGTGGGAAAATCATTATGCTTTGGGCACGGAAGCTGGCATTGTAACGATTACCAAAACTACCGATCAAATTGTGGAAGGGACGTTCAGTTTCCAGGCGTATAATATTCAATTAGAAACCACGGTTGAAGCAGAAGGTGAATTTGGTATCATCCTGGAATCGAAAGAAGAGTATCATAAGTAAGTAAAAACACCTTTCATAATATATACTCAATTTTTATTTTTCATTAATTTCTTTTACAAGGAGCATTTCTATATCTTCCAGAATAAAATATTGTTAGGGCTGATAATATTTTCTCTCTTCCGTAAACATGCTTTCAGCTCAATTGTAAATTGAGAGAGATTAAGTCAAGGAATAATCATTAATGCCTCCCGTTTAGATATTTCAATATTTAAATCAGATAATTCCAATTTGGAAACAAGTCTTTTATAATCTGTAATTCACCTTTCATCGATTATCTTAAAATTTTCAATAAGCTGATTACCAACATGTTAAAAATTTAAGGTTTGCAGTTTTCTTATAAAAGATTAAAAATTTTGCTTATTTTTTAATTTTAAAAGAGTTTAGCCACTTATTTATTCTAATTATCTAATAAAAACCGAGAATATGAATGTTATTGGTATAATTTAATAATTTATATGGCTTAAATTTAACATTTCGATGTTGGCGGAATTGATTCAATTTCTTAATTTCATCTTAACATTAACTATTACCCTACAAACTAGTTTCCCTACTTTTTTTAAAATTATTATCTCCCCTTATCCCTTGATTATTCCTACTCAAGAGCAATAAAATTGTGACTCTTGCGGCGAAGCCATATCTATTCAATACGGCTATCGACCATAAGATTAAATTTTCTTCCCCCCGCGCAGCAACAATTACGCTGTTTTACCCAATTCTGAATTTTTTATTGACTGGAAGTCTTAATTGGTTTCCCTTGAAGTTTAATATCTAATTTTAAAAATGGTATATAATGGGATGGTATGTCTTATACACAAAGCCACGGTCTGAAATAAAAGTTGCAGATAGCCTGGCCGAGGCAAATTTTGAAGTTTATTGTCCAACCATTAAGGAGGTTCGGCAATGGAGTGACCGG from Gramella sp. MT6 harbors:
- a CDS encoding S8 family serine peptidase, with translation MKKLDNESVDSWLTRNASQRKALRSMLNALKSKELPEFDAKVNHDKRITTKNKIMNKITQFFKKLGILTILLWMAGSLNLMAQNSDFVPGKVRVKIKPEKVELVVKDINKASTNGVLKTGLNSFDNISARYAATKMRRVFPHAGKNEATHIKHGLHLWYEINVQTESDMEAVAREYGGNEYISLAEPIRQKSLNYSGSSAVERPEASAFETTTNDPYLSDQWHLLNDGSLEGSVTGSDINAPKAWDISMGKSNVIVAVVDGGVDTDHEDLKDNMWINTAELNGTPGEDDDFNGYVDDIYGYNFAENQGEITDQDHGTHVAGTVAATSNNGKGVAGVAGGSGNGDGVRIISAQVFSDNGSGSFAQAIVYGADNGAVISQNSWGYQSAGAFEQSVLDAIDYFIEEAGNYPGSPMKGGVVLFAAGNNGSDEIHYPGYYDQTIAIASTGTDYKKAPYSNYGSWVDLTTTGGSLSQGNKSQVLSTLPDNRYGYMQGTSMATPHASGIAALVLSKYGSETFTNEDLKKRLFRGIREIDSHNPEFEGKLGLGFMDAYLALAPDDEQAPETISDLTLLGTSEDFATLSFTVPSDAGDTTPYEYKLQWSKKMDMSEASEMMVSNDFSNVGDLIETTVEGLDFETTYYFTVTAIDRWGNVSEASNQVEATTNQGPDIATDVANINVNIDTQVDDNAIENFKILNQQDGILNWDSEIRQVSNFHSFSRAALPARGTPVNANQLTVKKEMVELIQKFETRNAVQNAWESSEKVYHGPSPIYIIGETDTTATNSSATRFRVDEAEGFNLSFVKAYLNLDQEDGPAILEIYKGEEIHEDNLIYSDDQFVGRSENDSRYHGYNLKEQLFFEQGTTFWIVFHIPAGNLYPLGVGPEQSPEQSDNALMSFDLGETWVPLAGAMNNDQFVWAVTAASNVEPLHNYMTLNPTEGQILGVGEQDMEVAIDASQLINGNYKSNIVINSNDSDTPINRVAANVTVTGQKPALATDNILDFGSVFKGLSATREMTIQNTGFGRFRTRTVTSSSPSFKVNTSTFSLNVAAKSETTMSITFTPSGVGNENAEITLTSWNGDVHTFNVFGVGTESAHIEADPAVVNFENINVGDNAQASFTLKNTGEYPLQYGFPAFTEDVSHIENLPESVQRYPYVMERTPYNGYEFNDISTSGTDITDFFKSNPMNNYYNVDLGFDFPFFGKAVDHMYITKYGVLTLGENGNFNSTSKFHSAQLPDGYISGLLKEWALSKAGSIHLKREVGKLIVQYTDVRHSNDRDNVAITFQIELYSDGDIKLIYDKFDGLFSYQLRSFYSAIENEAKNDGVLVNSSSDKVELPMMPQQIVHIHSPGLGLIKEVAEAKGMIQPGESKEIMITLDGEKLIEGTHKEYISVLSNDPFNSSIPLEVNIDVVGGGESELILSETEVDLGDNFQQAEVRGIIGAKNEGSKQIEITDINFANASLSFEGETSGVIEPNQTLFIEYTLNTAEIGAVDNTLTLTDSEGASHEVAFTGNVIDAPAIDVMETEYSVTMNPDEELVKTFKVSNTGKSKLEYAIAATEHVTVQKPAAQNSVPEFTYVNRSTYDETMQPTAQWIKLNEEDKVQFYLSEGDIWEVLDLPFEFEFYEEKYNKVWMSSQGVLSFDEIEDESLSYFVPPSVPNDDELNNIISPYFAAGGPNINLPENQWGRYMKAFDDKVVFEWRGYNNLFFIGSEFSIQAILYKNGKIKFQYKSNPSQPIRAFYGLIGIENKDGSDGTQIAYYQDYLANDVAVEFSPAIKETLEAGASREYDLTFNTTGTNAGTYEESLKVINNTPLTPEVVVPINLEVSGDAELTFIPETVDLGEEMVGPDAAYMHDVAFKNTGKKTMTVNNIRVEDASTATIEHLVWHIRWGWSWQPLRSTDSFTVEPGFESKTFRLTVSPQTPNDAYTNKVLVDTDFGTTEELEIKAAFKLPPSFTVNNEEIYHLAFNDDVYTHTLNMGNVDGESPLNYNIGMNYMRTDVSPAAAPLNSDVDATLLRNEISFEPNYSIVQNNEEFANILAHEDSQSPWTSVGFNGDLVFASSTRFIAPETGFNLSHIQTWYAWGDWLNSDLTVEIRVGNQLEDSDVLYKETLNYVAETANVDGELITLALGETVDLQPYEKFFVVITYPLGANYPQGLGYVDAHESNRYKFYNAGFWWDIADAGLSNSGWIVRAGEVEAAQKNWLTLTGNTTGDVAAGATMDMNVELNPARALKASNFAMLNIETNDPDMELVSIPVTLDINQAPDLVADEMYYVNENETLNISLATSDLEGDLVAGARMAESNPKTELNFAEGMVDFSFSPDFEDAGVHTFDVILEDANGIEGTSTIKVEVVDVNRAPESNLLANQTLNLYTGEYRLDLSSVFTDPDGDQVSSLTPTSSNEVVEIFVNDNNMLVTPSTLGTSTISLKGVDGRGGEITTTFDVVVVDKVTNDSDLEESWKVHPNPVNEVMYIKMYSPVMEEMNIRFYNTLGALVKTTQSEGSDSMIEVPVSNLSAGIYFVEITTENARSVKKIVKN